One genomic window of Sphingopyxis sp. OPL5 includes the following:
- a CDS encoding class I SAM-dependent methyltransferase, with product MQLVKRTYSGMMHAIAGLGALEKLSDDARTSDAYRWQRWTASLLAIHDIDRMVALDLPWWNVAATREAEDYLRARPGARVFEYGAGASTIWLARRAGSVMSVEHHADWHRRLEPMVARFANIELWQRDLTGDAYIGAIDEAGGLFDMIVVDGRRRAECLARAVPHLKPGGVILFDDSGRRRYRHAIETCGLPEQRHFGRSYCVPYPDFTSFLRG from the coding sequence ATGCAACTCGTCAAACGTACCTATTCCGGAATGATGCATGCAATTGCGGGGTTGGGCGCGCTGGAAAAGCTCAGCGACGACGCCCGCACCAGCGATGCCTATCGATGGCAGCGGTGGACGGCGTCCCTATTGGCGATCCACGACATCGATCGGATGGTGGCGCTCGACCTGCCTTGGTGGAACGTCGCGGCAACGCGCGAAGCGGAAGACTATCTGCGCGCGCGCCCCGGCGCCCGCGTGTTCGAATATGGCGCCGGCGCCAGCACGATCTGGCTCGCCCGGCGCGCCGGGTCGGTTATGTCGGTCGAGCATCATGCCGACTGGCATCGGCGGCTGGAACCGATGGTCGCGCGCTTTGCGAACATCGAATTGTGGCAGCGCGATCTGACCGGTGACGCCTATATCGGCGCGATCGACGAGGCGGGCGGGCTGTTCGACATGATCGTCGTCGATGGCCGCCGCCGCGCCGAGTGCCTGGCACGCGCGGTTCCGCACCTGAAGCCCGGCGGCGTGATCCTGTTCGATGACAGCGGGCGGCGGCGCTATCGCCACGCCATCGAAACCTGCGGTTTGCCCGAGCAACGCCACTTCGGCCGGTCCTATTGTGTCCCCTACCCCGACTTCACCAGCTTCCTGCGTGGCTGA
- a CDS encoding phosphatase PAP2 family protein, whose product MRLGLRNIPPEIAIAGGTLAIMFLFSLLLGLPVVTPSGDRAAFVGVHYIYPLIGVALLGVATFIAGKRDVAASFLIALPCYVVILFAHFNLKLWIPHINPVMYDDVYWATDELFRPIVDLCVYMRNNIFGFVSEDSNFYMVSFIALFYTSFLYHAIKTPAHFRTLVVAVLLLQASGALAYLVAPAIGPFIYERGVDAGITTGQLSMLEFYRNSVAHGPAWLAENGSANFTVGLAAMPSLHAGGAFLFFLFAWKHGRILLPLYSVILVFILVTSIASRWHYVVDAPAGLALAWVCVRLAERIMGKARDAAAPDPIDTAVPAAA is encoded by the coding sequence ATGCGGCTTGGCCTGCGCAACATTCCCCCAGAGATCGCGATCGCCGGTGGAACCCTGGCGATCATGTTCCTCTTCTCGCTGCTTTTGGGTTTGCCGGTGGTGACACCTTCGGGCGACCGGGCGGCCTTTGTCGGCGTACATTATATCTATCCGCTGATCGGCGTGGCCCTGTTGGGGGTCGCAACCTTCATCGCGGGCAAGCGCGACGTCGCGGCCAGCTTCCTGATCGCCTTGCCCTGCTACGTTGTCATCCTGTTTGCGCACTTCAATCTGAAGCTGTGGATTCCACACATCAATCCCGTCATGTACGACGATGTCTATTGGGCGACGGACGAGCTTTTTCGGCCGATCGTCGATCTTTGCGTCTATATGCGAAACAATATATTTGGCTTCGTTTCTGAAGATTCCAATTTCTACATGGTTTCGTTCATCGCACTATTCTACACCAGCTTTCTATATCATGCGATCAAGACGCCGGCCCATTTCCGGACATTGGTTGTGGCGGTGCTGTTGCTGCAGGCGTCGGGCGCCTTGGCCTATCTGGTGGCGCCCGCGATCGGCCCGTTCATCTATGAGCGCGGAGTCGATGCGGGCATTACCACGGGCCAGTTGAGCATGCTGGAGTTCTATCGGAACTCCGTCGCCCACGGGCCGGCCTGGCTCGCCGAGAACGGCAGCGCCAATTTCACCGTCGGCCTCGCGGCGATGCCGTCGCTGCACGCCGGCGGCGCCTTTCTTTTCTTCCTTTTCGCGTGGAAGCACGGCCGAATCCTCCTGCCGCTCTATTCGGTCATCCTCGTCTTCATCCTGGTGACGTCGATCGCCAGCCGCTGGCACTATGTCGTCGATGCTCCCGCCGGGCTTGCCCTCGCGTGGGTGTGTGTCCGGCTCGCGGAGCGGATCATGGGCAAGGCAAGAGATGCGGCTGCGCCGGACCCGATCGACACGGCGGTGCCCGCGGCTGCCTGA